Proteins encoded together in one Bacteroides zoogleoformans window:
- a CDS encoding porin family protein, translated as MKIKALIGAALLAGTCVLPANAQVGEQLHNLAIGINGGINLNKASFSPTVKQKNLMGMNGGITARYISERYFKMICGAQLEINLSQHGWNEYYEDYPALSYTRHMNYVEIPFLAHLAFGKNRGMQLFIHAGPQIGFLLNSSEKIDGDWTTAVSESYITVEQHGKPIDNNFDYGLTGGLGIEVRTKVGHFLVEGRYYYALSDFYNSAKKDFFSRSAHEVITAKITYLFDLRK; from the coding sequence ATGAAAATAAAAGCACTAATAGGAGCCGCCCTGCTTGCAGGTACATGTGTGTTGCCGGCAAATGCACAAGTGGGTGAACAACTTCATAATTTAGCTATCGGCATCAATGGAGGAATCAACCTGAACAAAGCCAGCTTCTCTCCCACTGTAAAACAAAAGAATCTCATGGGTATGAATGGCGGCATCACAGCCCGATATATATCAGAGAGGTACTTCAAAATGATTTGCGGCGCACAACTTGAAATAAATCTCTCACAACACGGATGGAATGAATACTACGAAGATTATCCTGCTTTGAGCTATACACGCCACATGAACTATGTAGAAATTCCTTTTCTTGCACATTTGGCTTTCGGCAAAAACCGCGGCATGCAGCTTTTCATACATGCCGGTCCGCAAATAGGCTTTTTGCTCAACAGCAGCGAGAAAATAGACGGGGACTGGACAACTGCTGTTTCGGAGTCGTACATCACAGTGGAACAACATGGTAAACCCATTGATAATAATTTTGATTATGGTCTCACCGGAGGGCTCGGCATAGAGGTGCGCACCAAGGTCGGTCATTTTTTGGTAGAAGGAAGATACTATTATGCCCTATCCGATTTCTATAACAGTGCCAAAAAGGATTTCTTCTCTCGCTCTGCACACGAAGTGATTACCGCCAAGATAACTTACTTGTTTGACTTGAGGAAATAA
- a CDS encoding LysM peptidoglycan-binding domain-containing protein — protein sequence MKTINRIICSLLLAGIYSLGAMAQENQSYFLHTVEKGQSLYSIASMYGVSQSDIVKLNPGSDEKIYIGRTLRIPRGAGNVQKETYHTIETGETLYRLTVKYNVSAKAICDANPGLSAENFRAGQVIRIPSAFEVTDALSEAGGNATITGTTIPGPVESRCREMHKVKRKETIFSISRKYGISESELIAANPELKGEKHIKKGSSLCIPYAKAKTAQVGSSSTAPTDNELFNENRKKTQRLNTIKAALVLPFLDGVSKSESSRMVEYYEGLLMAVDSLKCSGTSIDLYTYNSGPESASLNAVLDKSEMKEMDIIFGPLYQQHIMPLAEFAKKHDTRLVIPFTSKDNTVFKNPAVYQINTPQSYLYSEVYDHFVRQFPNANVIFIEASQGTKDKAEFIKGLKDELRNRSIPMKSLKEDATIESLKTVLHADRENIFIPTSGSNLTLIKILPQLTLLVRELPDSPIHLFGYPEWQTYTKDHLDAFFELSTYFYSSFYTNNLLPAAINFTKSYRKWYSKDMDERYPKFGMLGFDTGYFFLKGLARYGSAFEDNMQRMDLTPIQTGFKFQRVNNWGGFINKKVFFVHFTKNHELMKLDFD from the coding sequence ATGAAAACTATAAACCGTATTATCTGCTCACTGTTACTTGCCGGCATATACAGTTTGGGAGCAATGGCACAAGAAAATCAGTCATATTTTCTACATACCGTCGAGAAAGGACAAAGCCTTTATTCCATAGCCAGCATGTATGGTGTCAGCCAATCGGACATTGTCAAGCTGAACCCCGGAAGTGATGAAAAAATATATATAGGACGCACACTACGCATCCCTCGTGGTGCCGGCAATGTTCAAAAAGAGACCTATCATACCATTGAAACCGGCGAAACGCTCTACCGCCTGACCGTAAAATACAATGTATCAGCCAAAGCTATCTGTGATGCTAACCCCGGATTGAGCGCAGAGAACTTCCGTGCTGGACAGGTTATACGCATCCCTTCTGCCTTCGAAGTCACTGACGCCCTCTCCGAAGCCGGCGGCAATGCGACTATAACCGGAACCACTATTCCCGGTCCCGTAGAATCTCGCTGTCGCGAAATGCATAAAGTGAAACGGAAAGAAACCATTTTCAGCATCAGTCGTAAATATGGAATCAGCGAATCCGAACTGATTGCCGCCAACCCTGAACTGAAAGGTGAGAAGCACATCAAAAAAGGTTCTTCCCTTTGCATTCCTTACGCAAAAGCGAAGACTGCACAAGTGGGCTCAAGCAGTACGGCTCCCACCGATAACGAATTGTTCAATGAAAACAGAAAAAAGACTCAACGACTCAACACCATCAAGGCAGCCTTGGTTCTTCCTTTCTTAGATGGCGTTTCAAAAAGCGAATCATCGCGCATGGTGGAATACTATGAAGGACTGCTCATGGCTGTGGATAGTCTGAAATGTAGCGGTACTTCGATTGATTTATATACTTATAATTCCGGTCCGGAAAGTGCTTCATTGAATGCCGTGCTCGACAAAAGCGAAATGAAGGAGATGGACATTATCTTCGGCCCTTTGTATCAGCAACACATCATGCCTTTGGCTGAATTTGCCAAGAAACATGACACCCGTCTGGTGATACCGTTCACTTCAAAGGATAATACCGTATTCAAGAATCCTGCCGTTTATCAGATCAACACTCCTCAATCTTACTTGTATTCCGAAGTGTACGATCATTTTGTACGCCAATTTCCCAATGCCAACGTCATTTTTATCGAGGCAAGCCAAGGCACTAAAGATAAGGCGGAATTCATCAAAGGGTTAAAAGATGAATTGCGCAACCGCTCCATCCCCATGAAAAGCCTGAAAGAAGATGCCACGATAGAATCTTTGAAAACCGTATTGCATGCTGACCGCGAAAACATTTTCATCCCGACCTCCGGCAGTAACCTGACGCTTATTAAGATTCTCCCTCAACTGACATTGCTGGTACGTGAGCTGCCGGATAGCCCCATCCACTTGTTCGGCTATCCGGAATGGCAGACCTATACCAAGGACCATCTGGATGCTTTTTTCGAACTAAGCACCTATTTCTATTCATCTTTCTATACCAACAACCTGTTACCGGCCGCCATCAATTTTACAAAGAGCTACCGCAAATGGTACAGCAAAGACATGGACGAGCGTTATCCCAAATTCGGAATGCTGGGATTCGACACCGGTTATTTCTTCTTGAAAGGTCTGGCACGCTATGGCTCAGCATTTGAAGATAATATGCAACGCATGGACTTGACTCCTATACAAACCGGTTTTAAGTTTCAACGGGTAAACAATTGGGGAGGTTTCATCAACAAGAAGGTCTTTTTTGTGCACTTCACCAAGAATCATGAATTGATGAAATTGGATTTTGACTGA
- the uvrA gene encoding excinuclease ABC subunit UvrA, with translation MQEETEYINVYGARVHNLKNIDAEIPRNSLTVITGLSGSGKSSLAFDTIFAEGQRRYIETFSAYARNFLGNLERPDVDKITGLSPVISIEQKTTNKNPRSTVGTTTEVYDYLRLLYARAGEAYSYLSGEKMVKYTEEQILELILNDYKGKRIYILAPLVRSRKGHYKELFEQVRKKGYLYVRVDGEVCEALPGMKLDRYKNHDVEVVIDKLVVADKDDTRLKNSVATAMRQGDGLLVVLDVQTGDLRHYSKRLMCPVTGLSYREPAPHNFSFNSPQGACPKCKGLGIVSRIDMDKVIPNRELSIAEGAIAPLGKYKNSMIFWQIGALLEKYEATLKTPVKELPDDAFDEILYGSDERIKIKSSLIGTTSDYFVTFEGVVKYIQMLQEKDVSATAQKWADQFAKTAVCPECHGAKLNKEALSFRIHDKNIHELSVMDISELYDWLTNVDAFLSSKQRQIAGEILKEIRTRLKFLLDVGLDYLSLNRTAVSLSGGESQRIRLATQIGSQLVNVLYILDEPSIGLHQRDNQRLIRSLKELRDIGNSVIVVEHDKDMMLAADYVIDMGPKAGRMGGEVVFAGTPREMLRTHTLTSQYLNGERAIEVPAKRREGNGHSLWLHGARGNNLKNVNVEFPLGKLICVTGVSGSGKSTLINETLQPILSQKFYRSLQDPLEYDSIEGLEHIDKVVNVDQSPLGRTPRSNPATYTGVFSDIRNLFVGLPEAKIRGYKPGRFSFNVSGGRCEACQGNGYKTIEMNFLPDVYVPCEVCHGKRYNRETLEVRFKGKSISDVLDMTINRAVEFFESVPQILNKIKVIQEVGLGYIKLGQSSTTLSGGESQRVKLATELSKRDTGKTVYILDEPTTGLHFEDIRVLMSVLNKLVDKGNTVIVIEHNLDVIKMADYVIDMGPEGGKGGGELLSCGTPEEVAKSERGYTPKFLKEELH, from the coding sequence ATGCAGGAAGAAACAGAATATATCAATGTATATGGTGCACGTGTGCACAATCTCAAGAACATCGACGCTGAAATTCCCCGCAACAGCCTTACGGTGATTACCGGACTGAGCGGAAGCGGCAAATCATCGTTGGCTTTCGATACTATTTTTGCCGAGGGTCAACGGCGTTATATCGAGACATTTTCTGCTTATGCCCGTAATTTCCTGGGTAATTTGGAGCGTCCAGATGTGGATAAGATAACCGGACTGAGTCCCGTTATTTCCATCGAGCAGAAAACAACGAACAAGAATCCCCGTTCCACGGTGGGTACCACAACGGAAGTTTACGACTACCTTCGTCTGCTTTATGCCCGTGCCGGCGAAGCCTATTCCTATCTGTCCGGAGAAAAGATGGTGAAATATACCGAAGAGCAGATTCTTGAACTCATTTTGAATGATTATAAAGGAAAGCGTATTTATATTTTAGCCCCGTTGGTGCGTAGCCGCAAAGGACACTATAAGGAACTTTTCGAGCAGGTGCGCAAGAAAGGCTATCTCTATGTGCGTGTGGACGGCGAAGTTTGCGAGGCACTGCCGGGTATGAAACTGGATCGCTACAAGAACCATGATGTGGAAGTAGTGATAGACAAACTGGTGGTTGCAGACAAAGATGACACACGTTTGAAAAACAGTGTGGCAACCGCCATGCGGCAGGGAGACGGATTATTGGTGGTGCTTGATGTTCAGACCGGCGACTTGCGTCATTACAGCAAGCGGCTGATGTGTCCCGTCACCGGACTGTCTTACCGGGAACCGGCACCGCACAATTTTTCATTCAACTCTCCACAAGGAGCATGCCCCAAGTGTAAGGGCTTGGGAATTGTCAGCCGGATTGATATGGATAAGGTGATTCCTAATCGTGAACTCTCTATTGCAGAAGGTGCGATAGCGCCATTAGGGAAATATAAGAACAGTATGATTTTCTGGCAGATTGGCGCCCTTTTGGAGAAATATGAAGCTACACTGAAAACACCGGTCAAAGAACTTCCGGACGATGCGTTCGACGAGATTCTATATGGCTCTGACGAACGTATCAAGATAAAAAGCTCGCTGATAGGCACTACCTCCGATTATTTTGTGACTTTTGAAGGCGTCGTGAAGTATATTCAGATGTTGCAGGAGAAAGATGTTTCGGCCACGGCGCAAAAATGGGCTGACCAGTTTGCCAAGACTGCGGTCTGTCCGGAGTGTCATGGAGCAAAATTGAATAAAGAGGCACTTTCATTTCGCATTCACGATAAGAATATCCACGAACTGTCTGTTATGGACATCAGCGAGTTGTATGATTGGTTGACAAATGTAGATGCGTTCCTCAGCAGCAAACAGCGGCAAATAGCTGGTGAAATACTGAAAGAAATCCGTACACGCCTTAAATTTCTGCTTGACGTGGGATTGGATTATCTTTCGTTAAACCGCACGGCTGTAAGCCTGTCCGGAGGTGAAAGCCAGCGCATCCGTCTGGCTACGCAAATCGGCTCTCAATTAGTGAATGTGCTGTACATCCTGGACGAACCGAGTATCGGGCTACATCAGCGTGACAACCAACGTCTGATTCGTTCTCTGAAAGAACTGCGTGATATAGGAAACTCTGTCATTGTGGTGGAGCACGATAAGGACATGATGCTGGCTGCCGACTATGTGATTGACATGGGGCCGAAAGCCGGACGCATGGGGGGAGAAGTGGTCTTTGCCGGCACTCCGCGCGAGATGTTGCGGACACACACGCTTACCTCTCAATACCTGAATGGTGAACGGGCCATTGAAGTGCCAGCCAAACGTCGTGAAGGAAACGGGCATAGTCTGTGGTTGCATGGAGCCAGAGGGAATAACCTGAAGAACGTGAATGTGGAATTTCCACTTGGCAAACTGATTTGTGTGACAGGTGTTTCGGGTAGCGGCAAATCTACACTCATCAACGAGACGTTGCAACCCATACTCTCACAAAAGTTCTATCGTTCTCTCCAAGACCCCTTAGAGTATGACAGCATAGAAGGTTTGGAACACATTGATAAAGTGGTGAATGTAGACCAGTCGCCTTTGGGCCGTACACCGCGCTCCAATCCGGCTACCTACACGGGCGTGTTTTCCGACATACGCAACTTGTTTGTCGGATTGCCCGAAGCAAAGATACGTGGATATAAACCGGGACGCTTTTCGTTCAATGTGAGTGGCGGACGCTGTGAAGCCTGTCAGGGAAACGGTTATAAAACCATTGAAATGAACTTCCTGCCCGACGTGTATGTGCCTTGCGAGGTGTGTCATGGCAAACGATATAACCGCGAGACGCTGGAGGTGCGCTTTAAAGGAAAATCCATTTCCGATGTGCTTGACATGACCATCAACCGTGCGGTGGAATTCTTTGAGAGCGTGCCCCAAATCCTGAACAAGATTAAGGTGATTCAAGAGGTGGGACTGGGATATATCAAATTGGGGCAGTCATCCACCACACTTTCCGGTGGAGAAAGCCAGCGTGTGAAACTGGCCACTGAACTATCGAAACGTGATACGGGCAAGACCGTCTATATCCTCGATGAGCCTACCACCGGACTTCATTTCGAAGATATCCGGGTGTTGATGAGCGTGCTGAACAAACTGGTTGACAAAGGAAATACCGTTATCGTCATTGAGCATAATCTCGACGTCATCAAGATGGCCGACTACGTCATCGACATGGGGCCTGAAGGTGGCAAGGGCGGGGGAGAGCTTCTTTCCTGCGGCACACCCGAGGAGGTAGCAAAGAGCGAGCGGGGATATACACCGAAGTTTCTGAAAGAGGAGTTGCATTGA
- the ybaK gene encoding Cys-tRNA(Pro) deacylase, whose translation MKINKTNAARLLDKDRIAYELIPYEVDENDLSAVHVAARLGEDIDCVFKTLVLHGDKNGYFVCVIPGEHEVDLKLAAKISGNKKCDLVPMKELLPLTGYIRGGCSPIGMKKLFPTYIHETCLRFPHIYISAGQRGLQLKLAPEDLIKEVCAEVCILFDE comes from the coding sequence ATGAAAATAAATAAAACTAACGCAGCCCGACTGCTTGATAAGGATCGAATTGCCTACGAACTTATTCCCTACGAAGTAGACGAGAACGATTTGAGTGCGGTTCATGTGGCAGCCCGTTTGGGTGAAGACATCGATTGTGTATTCAAAACTTTGGTTCTTCATGGAGACAAAAACGGATATTTTGTCTGCGTCATTCCCGGTGAACATGAAGTGGATTTGAAGTTGGCGGCCAAGATATCCGGTAACAAAAAGTGCGATCTGGTTCCCATGAAAGAGCTTCTTCCCTTGACGGGCTATATCCGCGGGGGATGTTCGCCCATCGGAATGAAGAAACTTTTTCCTACTTACATTCACGAAACATGTCTCCGCTTTCCTCACATCTATATCAGTGCCGGACAACGCGGCTTACAACTGAAATTGGCTCCGGAGGATTTGATAAAGGAAGTATGCGCAGAAGTTTGCATTCTTTTTGATGAATAA